The genomic stretch CTTGTAATTTTAAATTTACATTTTTAACCAGGTTCAATTATAAACAACTTTTAATCATGAAACTTAATCAAGCAATTTTGTTTGTTATCACAGTCTTAATATTTCAACAATCTTATGCCCAAAAGGCAAAAGAATGGAACGGGAAACAATGTGCAGTCGTCCTCACGTATGATGATGCACTGAATGTGCATTTGGACAATGTCATACCCTGTCTGGATTCCGCAGGCATAAAAGGGACATTTTATATAGTTGGAGAATCGCCGGCACTCAACAAAAGGATCGCTGAATGGAGGCTGGCCGCAAAACATGGCCACGAATTGGGCAACCACACCCTGACTCATCCCTGTGACGCATGCAAACCGGGGAGATCATGGGTCACCCCGGAAAAAGACCTTAGTAAATACTCAGTTGACCGTGCGATTAAGGAAATCAGGGTAAACAATACCCTTTTAAAAGCCATAGATGGAAAAACAGAAAGGACTTTTGCCTTTCCCTGCGGTGACACCAAAATTGATACCGTAAACTTCTATGATGCCGTTAAACATGAATTTGCCGGGGCCAGAGGTGTCAAGTCTGACCTCAAATCCTTAAACCAGGTAGATTTAAACGATATCAACTGTTATGGAATGAACGGCCAGTCGGGGGATTATATGATTGACCTTGTAAATAAAGCAATGAAGTCGCATACTTTACTTGTGTTCCTTTTTCATGGAGTTGGCGGCGAGCACAGTATCAATGTCTCCCGTGAAGCCCACAGCCAGTTGATTCATTACCTGAAACAACATAAAAATGAAATCTGGGTTGCCCCCATGGTCGAGGTTGCAAAATACATCAAAAAAAATCAAAGTCATAAAAAATAGGTAAGAATCAGGAGGTTGATTGTGAGGGAATCCCCTTGGAATCAACCTCCTGCATAATCCAATCAATTTAAGGGTTAAGAAAAGAAGGAGAAAATCTTTTTGTTTTTAATCCAAACGGTCACTAAAGAAATCATTTGTATCAGGTACGATTAAATACCATCTGTCCTTTTGGGTTTCATGTTTAAGGACATAGAGCTTGCCAGAAATGGTGCAAACCTTAAAATAATTTGCTGCCGGCCATTTGGGATTCATGTCTCCCTGATACCAGCGGTCAATGATTTCTTTTATTTCAAATTTCTCCTTTCCCATATAAAAGCATACCGGATATTCATCTGCTTTCCAACCTGAATGGCAATCAACTTTTACCGGAATATATTCCATTTCTAAAAATCATTAAAAAGACAATAAAACAAGATCCCGACTATATAAAATCCATTTTCTCCTCGATGATTTCCTTTAATCGCATAGCATTTTTAGGGGCAAACCCTTGATAGTCATTGTTAAAAAACGCCCAGATTTCTTTGTTCTCTTTCAACCAGCCAATTATTTTTCCGGCATAATGCTGTAATTCCTGTTCGCTGTAGTCCGAAGCATAAAGCTGTTCATGCCCGTGAAAACGAAAGTAAACGAAATCAGCGGTAACAACTTCAGAATAAGGGTATCGTTTGCCGGAATCGGCTATTACTAAAGCAATATTATACTGTTCAAGCAATTTGAAACAATCTTCCGTGAACCAGGATTTATGCCTGGCTTCAATGGCAAACCTGTAAGTGCTATATTTCCCGGTTAATATGCCAATAAAATTATTCAACAATTGTTTATCA from Bacteroidota bacterium encodes the following:
- a CDS encoding polysaccharide deacetylase family protein produces the protein MKLNQAILFVITVLIFQQSYAQKAKEWNGKQCAVVLTYDDALNVHLDNVIPCLDSAGIKGTFYIVGESPALNKRIAEWRLAAKHGHELGNHTLTHPCDACKPGRSWVTPEKDLSKYSVDRAIKEIRVNNTLLKAIDGKTERTFAFPCGDTKIDTVNFYDAVKHEFAGARGVKSDLKSLNQVDLNDINCYGMNGQSGDYMIDLVNKAMKSHTLLVFLFHGVGGEHSINVSREAHSQLIHYLKQHKNEIWVAPMVEVAKYIKKNQSHKK
- a CDS encoding cytoplasmic protein; this translates as MEYIPVKVDCHSGWKADEYPVCFYMGKEKFEIKEIIDRWYQGDMNPKWPAANYFKVCTISGKLYVLKHETQKDRWYLIVPDTNDFFSDRLD
- a CDS encoding DUF72 domain-containing protein — its product is DKQLLNNFIGILTGKYSTYRFAIEARHKSWFTEDCFKLLEQYNIALVIADSGKRYPYSEVVTADFVYFRFHGHEQLYASDYSEQELQHYAGKIIGWLKENKEIWAFFNNDYQGFAPKNAMRLKEIIEEKMDFI